A genomic region of Amphiura filiformis chromosome 6, Afil_fr2py, whole genome shotgun sequence contains the following coding sequences:
- the LOC140154141 gene encoding transmembrane protein 145-like, which yields MVHLRLLMMIFAPAVFLLSAAVVRVEARTVTGEIGTKLDTFFVSRFVFEPSLEARFTYEVKLKKFIDDNSEPTATSHSTVSVDQGDAMIDVNDHRQHAGESDKTVSRKNDYYRIVIYNDNPDQWPYIRKNEDKLTCAEKQQIASDGGMVMIPLSTDNGCTETIENGIPYISCKGYRTWKDYEWPRWWYITIQNCGSYSKPGIELSYQFNMTNGDAFLTRHFSADEKIILQTNIAYLSLYVGVIIVLFICRSTLKSRRMLHSTFQLFFWSVVAQFIGMVCLVVSQMNFARTGYMSLEWLETTGHVLSTISKLTFILDSILIAKGFTLTRGKISTSGCIKITIVMVLLTIASAVQYLYQHALADDRDYFNVNQTPAAYAGIGLNIFGLAWVLYASTISVKHYPGKGRFYCYFGLFFLVWFLSEPLMIWITNSAVSSHSRAQIVHCAHLTVILSGHVFWLVLFFPQSYNTLFPYHMKANQVGILQISDVEDTPDKYFDSVIVDGKVENKVVHECETAATAKPVRPKYNNFFTDTKKVQPGKPVPMCDLPVSKIFYATGPVPQPQQAAPEQQTAQVAKKIQNVQYAPVAPSTKITQPAACKDFSIFLASSIMLPVPRTDSNIVLASGPIPQQLVHEQQLVKNLR from the exons GACACCTTTTTCGTGTCACGTTTCGTCTTCGAACCTAGCCTCGAAGCGAGATTCACCTACgaggtaaaattaaaaaaa TTCATAGATGACAACAGTGAGCCAACGGCTACATCTCATAGTACCGTATCTGTAGACCAGGGTGATGCCATGATCGATGTCAATGACCATCGCCAGCATGCCGGTGAAAGTGATAAAACCGTCTCTCgtaag AATGATTACTATCGCATAGTAATCTATAACGATAACCCAGACCAATGGCCATATATCCGGAAAAACGAGGACAAGTTG ACGTGCGCTGAAAAACAGCAAATTGCAAGTGATGGTGGCATGGTCATGATTCCACTGTCAACGGATAACGGGTGTACAGAAACCATCGAAAATGGCATCCCG TATATCAGCTGCAAAGGATACCGAACTTGGAAGGACTACGAATGGCCAAGATGGTGGTATATCACCATCCAGAATTGTGGCAGTTACAGCAAACCAGGAATAGAACTTTCCTACCAGTTTAATATGACCAATGGGGATGCGTTCTTGACAAGACATTTCTCGGCAGATGAGAAGA TCATATTGCAGACTAACATTGCCTATCTGAGCCTCTACGTCGGAGTGATTATCGTGTTGTTCATCTGCCGAT CCACATTGAAGAGCCGCCGAATGCTGCATTCAACTTTTCAGCTATTTTTCTGGAGTGTAGTTGCGCAGTTCATTGGTATGGTATGCTTGGTGGTATCACAGATGAATTTTGCGAGGACTGGATACATGTCACTGGAGTGGCTTGAAACTACTG GCCATGTTTTGTCTACGATTTCCAAGCTGACATTCATCCTGGATTCGATCCTTATCGCCAAAGGATTCACATTGACAAG GGGCAAGATCTCTACCTCTGGATGCATCAAGATCACCATTGTCATGGTGTTACTCACCATCGCCTCTGCAGTCCAATACCTCTACCAACATGCATTAGCTGATGACAGGGACTACTTCAATGTGAACCAGACTCCTGCAGCATATGCTGGAATTGGACTGAATATCTTTG GTCTTGCTTGGGTGCTTTACGCTTCCACCATCTCTGTAAAACATTACCCGGGTAAAGGGCGCTTTTACTGCTACTTTGGCCTATtctttttggtttggtttttgaGCGAACCATTAATGATTTGGATTACCAACAGCGCTGTATCATCACATTCAAG GGCCCAAATAGTGCACTGTGCACACCTGACCGTGATTCTCTCTGGACATGTATTCTGGCTGGTTTTGTTCTTTCCTCAAAGCTACAACACCCTGTTCCCCTATCACATGAAAGCCAACCAG GTTGGCATCCTACAGATAAGTGACGTAGAGGACACGCCTGACAAATACTTCGACAGTGTCATTGTTGATGGAAAAGTGGAGAACAAAGTCGTTCATGAATGTGAGACAGCTGCTACAGCAAAG CCTGTTCGTCCAAAATATAACAACTTCTTCACAGATACCAAGAAAGTCCAGCCTGGCAAACCTGTTCCCATGTGTGAT CTCCCTGTATCAAAGATCTTCTATGCAACTGGCCCTGTACCACAGCCACAGCAGGCAGCCCCTGAACAACAGACAGCCCAGGTGGCCAAGAAAATACAGAATGTCCAG TATGCACCAGTTGCGCCGTCAACAAAAATTACACAG CCTGCTGCTTGCAAGGATTTCTCCATTTTCCTGGCTTCATCTATTATG CTCCCTGTACCAAGGACTGACTCAAACATCGTCCTGGCATCTGGTCCTATACCACAGCAACTGGTCCATGAACAACAGCTAGTCAAAAACCTGAGATAG